A window of Zingiber officinale cultivar Zhangliang chromosome 5A, Zo_v1.1, whole genome shotgun sequence contains these coding sequences:
- the LOC121981010 gene encoding 26S proteasome non-ATPase regulatory subunit 4 homolog isoform X1, whose translation MVLEATMICIDNSEWMRNGDYAPRRLQAQADAVNLICGAKTQSNPENTVGLLAMAGKGVRVLVTPTSDLGKILACMHGLKIGGEMDLTAGVQVAHLALKHRQNKKQQQRIIVFAGSPIKHDKKTLEAIGRKLKKNSVAIDVVDFGELDDDDGKHEKLAALVAAVSNNDNSHIVPVPTGSSALSDVLISTPIFTGDGEGGSGFAASAAAAAAGGMSGFDFGVDPNIDPELALALRISMEEERARQEAAAKKAAEDDAKGEKGAEQASSSNDATMSEAGNTSAVAIDDKRRNLSDDEAALLEEALAMSMDVGKNKSVDIADTDMSDATTEDPELAHALQMSLQESTKEPVSQSDMSKVLEDPSFVASIITSLPGVDPNDPSLKDLLASLEGQSETLKKETDESKKDGDK comes from the exons ATGGTTCTCGAG GCCACCATGATCTGCATCGACAACTCCGAGTGGATGCGCAATGGGGACTACGCGCCTAGACGACTTCAGGCGCAAGCCGACGCCGTCAATCTCATATGCGGGGCTAAGACTCAG TCGAACCCGGAGAACACTGTAGGTCTGCTGGCTATGGCGGGGAAAGGGGTTCGGGTCTTGGTGACACCGACCAGTGATCTTGGAAAAATACTGGCTTGTATGCACG GTTTGAAAATTGGCGGTGAGATGGACTTGACTGCAGGAGTCCAAGTGGCTCATTTGGCTCTAAAGCATCGCCAAAATAAGAAGCAGCAACAGAGAATCATAGTTTTTGCTGGAAG TCCAATTAAACATGACAAAAAAACACTGGAGGCCATTGGGAGAAAGTTAAAAAAGAACAGTGTTGCTATAGATGTTGTTGATTTTGGGGAATTGGATGATGATGATGGAAAACATGAAAAACTGGCTGCTCTAGTAGCTGCTGTGAGTAACAACGATAACAGTCACATAGTTCCTGTTCCAACTGGTTCAAGTGCTCTTTCTGATGTACTTATCAG CACTCCCATCTTTACTGGAGATGGGGAAGGAGGGAGTGGTTTTGCTGCTTCAGCTGCTGCTGCCGCAGCTGGTGGCATGTCTGGATTTGATTTTGGTGTAGATCCTAATATAGACCCTGAGTTGGCACTAGCATTAAGGATCTCCATGGAAGAGGAACGAGCAAGACAAGAGGCTGCTGCCAAAAAGGCTGCTGAGGATGATGCTAAAGGGGAAAAAGGTGCTGAGCAGGCTTCAAGTTCCAATGATGCAACTATGAGTGAAGCAGGCAACACTTCAGCTGTCGCTATTGATGATAAAAGGCGGAATTTAAGT GATGATGAGGCTGCATTACTAGAGGAAGCTCTGGCAATGTCCATGGATGTCGGTAAGAACAAGAGTGTGGATATAGCTGATACTGACATGTCTGATGCTACAACTGAAGATCCTGAACTAGCTCATG CGCTCCAAATGTCTCTTCAGGAAAGCACAAAAGAGCCAGTGTCTCAGTCTGATATGAGCAAAGTGCTTGAGGACCCATCATTTGTTGCATCCATCATAACCTCG CTCCCGGGAGTTGATCCTAATGATCCTTCTCTCAAAGATTTATTGGCATCCTTAGAAGGTCAATCAgaa ACCCTCAAAAAGGAAACGGATGAGTCCAAAAAAGATGGTGATAAATGA
- the LOC121981010 gene encoding 26S proteasome non-ATPase regulatory subunit 4 homolog isoform X2 — MAGKGVRVLVTPTSDLGKILACMHGLKIGGEMDLTAGVQVAHLALKHRQNKKQQQRIIVFAGSPIKHDKKTLEAIGRKLKKNSVAIDVVDFGELDDDDGKHEKLAALVAAVSNNDNSHIVPVPTGSSALSDVLISTPIFTGDGEGGSGFAASAAAAAAGGMSGFDFGVDPNIDPELALALRISMEEERARQEAAAKKAAEDDAKGEKGAEQASSSNDATMSEAGNTSAVAIDDKRRNLSDDEAALLEEALAMSMDVGKNKSVDIADTDMSDATTEDPELAHALQMSLQESTKEPVSQSDMSKVLEDPSFVASIITSLPGVDPNDPSLKDLLASLEGQSETLKKETDESKKDGDK, encoded by the exons ATGGCGGGGAAAGGGGTTCGGGTCTTGGTGACACCGACCAGTGATCTTGGAAAAATACTGGCTTGTATGCACG GTTTGAAAATTGGCGGTGAGATGGACTTGACTGCAGGAGTCCAAGTGGCTCATTTGGCTCTAAAGCATCGCCAAAATAAGAAGCAGCAACAGAGAATCATAGTTTTTGCTGGAAG TCCAATTAAACATGACAAAAAAACACTGGAGGCCATTGGGAGAAAGTTAAAAAAGAACAGTGTTGCTATAGATGTTGTTGATTTTGGGGAATTGGATGATGATGATGGAAAACATGAAAAACTGGCTGCTCTAGTAGCTGCTGTGAGTAACAACGATAACAGTCACATAGTTCCTGTTCCAACTGGTTCAAGTGCTCTTTCTGATGTACTTATCAG CACTCCCATCTTTACTGGAGATGGGGAAGGAGGGAGTGGTTTTGCTGCTTCAGCTGCTGCTGCCGCAGCTGGTGGCATGTCTGGATTTGATTTTGGTGTAGATCCTAATATAGACCCTGAGTTGGCACTAGCATTAAGGATCTCCATGGAAGAGGAACGAGCAAGACAAGAGGCTGCTGCCAAAAAGGCTGCTGAGGATGATGCTAAAGGGGAAAAAGGTGCTGAGCAGGCTTCAAGTTCCAATGATGCAACTATGAGTGAAGCAGGCAACACTTCAGCTGTCGCTATTGATGATAAAAGGCGGAATTTAAGT GATGATGAGGCTGCATTACTAGAGGAAGCTCTGGCAATGTCCATGGATGTCGGTAAGAACAAGAGTGTGGATATAGCTGATACTGACATGTCTGATGCTACAACTGAAGATCCTGAACTAGCTCATG CGCTCCAAATGTCTCTTCAGGAAAGCACAAAAGAGCCAGTGTCTCAGTCTGATATGAGCAAAGTGCTTGAGGACCCATCATTTGTTGCATCCATCATAACCTCG CTCCCGGGAGTTGATCCTAATGATCCTTCTCTCAAAGATTTATTGGCATCCTTAGAAGGTCAATCAgaa ACCCTCAAAAAGGAAACGGATGAGTCCAAAAAAGATGGTGATAAATGA